One Maribacter sp. HTCC2170 genomic window, CTGTATATGCCACATTCATCTTCAGGTTAAGCTTGTAACGCCCTGAATGATTTGTAATCCCATATGACTCTAATCCCTTGGTCTCATCATTAATGGCAATAACATTGGCCATTTCAATGTTTGTACCTGTACTATCACTTACAATCCCAGTAAGTAAAACTTCCTGGGCAAGACAGGAAACCATAACACCAAAAAATGCAATACAAAACAATATCCTTTTCATGGGAAGAAATACTTTGAAATAAATATCAATACTTAAGTGAGTTTTGGTTTATTAGAATCTACGATCTCCTGGCGGCCTTCTATTTCTAAAATTCTCCCTCATTTCCTGCATTTTCTTTTTTGAGATGTCATTATACTCTTGTTGGTTCACTTTTTTACCTTTTGTGGGAGCTTTTATATCTACCTTTTCTTTTGGGTTCAATATAATCTTGGAACAGATGATTGTTGTAATATCATCTCTAACTTCAAGAATAAGCCCCGGAAGACCCCAGTATTCATCAGGACCATGATTTATTGGCACTTCTGGAGTATACCATGCAACAATCTGAACTTCTTTCTCAATAACTTCTTCCTCCTTTTCCTCTTTATCATCATTCATTTTCCTATTTCCTTCTGGCCCCGGACCAGGTGGTCTAAAAGCCCTCGGGTTTCTTCGTTGTATCATTTTTGTGGCGGTAGCTTTGAAAGCGGTATAATTTCCAATTTGTTTCGTTTCACTACCCATTTTCCAATCTAGTTTTGGAAGGCTGTCCTCTATCAAAAATATCTTTCCTAAAAGTTCATTTTTCGATAAATACTTTTGCTCTTGAATGTTCTTATAATAATCCCCATTACCACCACTCATCATACGGAACATCATTCCACGTCTATTATAAGTATTGGGTTGCTCCAGCTTTTCCTCTTCTTTATAAATTGATTCGGCCGTATTGAAAATGAGTGTAAAAGACCTTTCACTGGCGCTTTTAATACGTTCCATAATTTCCTTTTTACGGTCTTCTGGAATTTGCCTTCCGCCAAAATCCATATTCACCTGTGTTTTACTTTCGTAAACCGCCTTTCCTTGGAAATCTTGGGAAATTACGCTTTGAAGGGTAAGCAAAAACAAGAGACTTATCAATACTAATTTCATGTCAGTAATTTTGATTTGATTATTAGACGATTCTTTCGTGAATAGGTTTAATCCAAAATTAAATATTTTTTCATCGGATTTTATGCTTAGGATTTTCACGAACTATTGTTATCTCGTATATTGTGTACCTAACAAATTTGTTATCTAACCTATACAAATTCATTATTAAGGTATGCACATTGCAGTTGCAGGAAATATTGGCGCCGGAAAGACCACACTTACTAAATTACTTGCAAAACATTATAAATGGGAGGCACATTTTGAAGATGTTGTCGATAACCCTTATCTAGATGATTTCTACAATCAAATGGAGCGCTGGAGTTTTAACCTCCAGATTTATTTCTTAAACCATAGATATCGTCAAGTATTGAGTTTTCGTGAGAGCGGAAAAGACATTATTCAGGATAGGACCATTTATGAAGATGCTTATATTTTTGCTCCTAACCTTCATGCGATGGGTCTTATGACCAATCGGGATTTTAGTAACTACTCGAGTCTTTTCGAGTTGATGGAAAGCTTGGTGCAACCACCAGACCTTTTGATATACCTTCGAAGTTCCATTCCCAATCTGGTAAGTCAAATTCATAAACGAGGGCGGGAATATGAAAACACCATCTCGATTGACTATTTAAGCAGATTGAATGAACGTTATGAGGCATGGATCCATGGGTATGAAAAAGGAAAACTTCTCATAGTAGATGTTGACAATCTTGATTTTGTTGACAATCCTGAAGACCTTGGAGAAATTTTAAACAAAATAGACGCCGAGATAAACGGTTTGTTTTAGCAATTGAATCCTA contains:
- a CDS encoding GLPGLI family protein; its protein translation is MKLVLISLLFLLTLQSVISQDFQGKAVYESKTQVNMDFGGRQIPEDRKKEIMERIKSASERSFTLIFNTAESIYKEEEKLEQPNTYNRRGMMFRMMSGGNGDYYKNIQEQKYLSKNELLGKIFLIEDSLPKLDWKMGSETKQIGNYTAFKATATKMIQRRNPRAFRPPGPGPEGNRKMNDDKEEKEEEVIEKEVQIVAWYTPEVPINHGPDEYWGLPGLILEVRDDITTIICSKIILNPKEKVDIKAPTKGKKVNQQEYNDISKKKMQEMRENFRNRRPPGDRRF
- a CDS encoding deoxynucleoside kinase: MHIAVAGNIGAGKTTLTKLLAKHYKWEAHFEDVVDNPYLDDFYNQMERWSFNLQIYFLNHRYRQVLSFRESGKDIIQDRTIYEDAYIFAPNLHAMGLMTNRDFSNYSSLFELMESLVQPPDLLIYLRSSIPNLVSQIHKRGREYENTISIDYLSRLNERYEAWIHGYEKGKLLIVDVDNLDFVDNPEDLGEILNKIDAEINGLF